A genome region from Sphingobacteriaceae bacterium GW460-11-11-14-LB5 includes the following:
- a CDS encoding RNA polymerase subunit sigma-24 — MEQKDKLFKEIFDSNSKKIFHLCYGYTGDTDAANDLLQETFLKVWQNLDKFRNKSLISTWIYRIAVNTCLTYLRSEKRQAKDELTDNIIENKVEEFSEKNEQVALLYKCISKLEENDRLIITMVLDELPYHEIADISGISEGNLRVKIHRIKQKLTELYSQYASV, encoded by the coding sequence ATGGAACAAAAAGACAAGTTATTTAAAGAGATCTTCGATTCAAATTCCAAAAAAATATTCCATTTATGTTATGGTTATACTGGCGATACCGACGCTGCAAATGATCTTCTACAGGAAACTTTTTTAAAGGTTTGGCAAAATCTGGACAAGTTCAGGAACAAATCTTTAATTTCTACGTGGATTTACAGAATTGCAGTAAATACCTGTTTAACTTATTTGCGATCAGAAAAAAGACAGGCAAAAGATGAATTAACAGATAACATTATAGAAAATAAGGTAGAAGAGTTTTCAGAAAAAAATGAACAGGTTGCCCTACTTTATAAATGTATATCGAAGCTCGAAGAAAATGACCGTTTGATCATTACGATGGTACTTGATGAGTTACCATACCACGAAATTGCCGATATATCAGGGATAAGCGAAGGCAATTTAAGGGTAAAAATTCACCGAATTAAACAAAAATTAACAGAACTATATAGCCAGTATGCAAGCGTTTGA
- a CDS encoding diacylglycerol kinase yields MSNQKFSIIDRIKSFKYAFNGLKLFFVKDHNGRVHLFAAIIAIGLSFYLKISDLEWIAILSVISAVIVAEILNAAIEKLADVVSPDYHPKIKVVKDLAAAAVLVAAFLAVAVGFIVFFPKLFL; encoded by the coding sequence ATGAGCAACCAAAAGTTTTCAATTATCGATCGCATTAAAAGCTTTAAATATGCCTTTAATGGCCTGAAACTATTTTTCGTTAAGGACCATAACGGCAGGGTTCATCTGTTTGCGGCAATAATAGCCATTGGTTTATCTTTTTATTTAAAGATCTCCGACTTAGAATGGATTGCTATTTTATCTGTTATTTCAGCAGTTATAGTAGCTGAGATTTTAAACGCTGCGATCGAAAAACTAGCCGATGTGGTTTCTCCGGATTATCATCCCAAAATTAAAGTGGTTAAAGATCTGGCGGCGGCTGCAGTTTTGGTGGCTGCGTTTCTGGCGGTAGCTGTGGGGTTTATTGTGTTTTTTCCAAAACTATTTTTGTAA
- a CDS encoding beta-N-acetylhexosaminidase — translation MNKALSIFIGVLISTSAFAQSDPNLGIIPAPVAITRASGNFVLDKTTVLVNQSIDGAKMSDLLNAFIVTKAGFALREAKITQPNQKAIILTSVGADQLPAEGYTIKVTPKQIVLTGKGAGLFYAVQSAMQMMPDKVADKITIPAVNINDYPRFAYRGTMLDVCRHFFPISFIKKYIDQLAYYKINTFHWHLTDDQGWRLEIKKYPKLIEVGSSRNGSIIGNYPGNGNYLTPVKGYYTQEEAKDIVQYAAAKYITVIPEIELPGHASAAIAAYPELSCFPDRDTFISDKTPWAGSRKGKQVQQTWGVFDDIFVPSANTFTMLNNILDEVIAIFPSKYIHIGGDEAPKTYWKESPFCQNLMKEKGLKDEHELQSYFIQTIEKHVNGKGRSIIGWDEILEGGLAPNATVMSWRGEDGGIAAAQQKHDVIMTPGSMGLYIDHKQSNSPDEPVTIGGFAPYQKIYAYDPIPKVLTADERKYIKGVQANMWSEYIKTTAKAENHAFPRLLALSEIAWSPVERKDLKNFSEQRLPAHLARLDKMNVNFWVPTPIGQSDKPLTGGEFTIDLKAPITGAKIYYSIDLSRPSENAFLYTSPVKIIVPQGEKRVLKTIVIAPSGRRSVVTETVLNNGAPEVKAEAKK, via the coding sequence ATGAACAAAGCATTATCGATTTTTATTGGAGTATTAATCAGCACGAGTGCATTTGCGCAGAGTGATCCTAACCTGGGTATCATACCTGCGCCTGTAGCCATTACCAGGGCAAGCGGAAATTTCGTATTAGATAAAACCACAGTTTTAGTAAATCAAAGCATCGACGGCGCAAAGATGTCTGATTTATTGAATGCTTTTATCGTGACCAAGGCAGGTTTTGCCTTAAGAGAAGCTAAAATTACCCAACCTAACCAAAAGGCTATTATTTTAACATCTGTTGGAGCAGATCAGTTACCGGCCGAAGGTTATACCATTAAAGTTACACCGAAACAAATTGTTTTAACAGGAAAAGGCGCAGGCCTATTTTATGCCGTTCAGTCGGCTATGCAAATGATGCCTGATAAAGTTGCCGATAAAATTACCATTCCTGCCGTTAATATTAACGATTATCCACGTTTTGCTTACCGCGGAACGATGTTGGATGTATGCCGTCATTTCTTCCCGATTTCTTTTATCAAAAAGTATATCGATCAGCTGGCTTATTATAAAATAAATACTTTCCACTGGCATTTAACAGATGATCAGGGCTGGAGACTGGAAATAAAAAAATATCCAAAGCTAATTGAAGTTGGTTCTTCACGTAACGGTTCTATTATTGGTAATTATCCGGGCAATGGCAATTACCTTACACCGGTTAAAGGTTATTATACGCAGGAAGAAGCCAAAGATATTGTTCAATATGCTGCTGCTAAATACATCACCGTTATACCGGAGATTGAATTACCTGGACATGCTTCAGCCGCAATTGCAGCATATCCTGAATTAAGCTGTTTCCCTGATCGCGATACTTTTATCAGCGATAAAACGCCATGGGCGGGCAGCAGAAAAGGAAAGCAAGTACAGCAAACCTGGGGTGTTTTTGATGATATTTTTGTGCCATCTGCAAACACATTCACCATGTTGAATAATATACTTGATGAGGTTATAGCTATTTTCCCATCAAAATACATTCATATTGGTGGCGATGAGGCACCTAAAACCTACTGGAAAGAATCTCCTTTCTGCCAGAACCTGATGAAAGAGAAAGGTTTGAAAGATGAGCACGAATTACAGAGCTATTTCATTCAGACTATTGAAAAACACGTTAATGGAAAAGGAAGATCGATTATTGGTTGGGATGAAATTTTAGAAGGTGGTTTGGCTCCAAATGCAACCGTAATGAGCTGGAGAGGTGAAGACGGTGGAATAGCGGCTGCACAACAAAAACACGATGTGATTATGACACCTGGTTCTATGGGTTTATACATCGACCATAAACAATCTAATTCTCCTGATGAGCCGGTAACCATTGGTGGATTCGCGCCTTATCAAAAGATTTATGCCTACGATCCGATTCCGAAAGTATTAACTGCTGATGAAAGAAAATACATTAAAGGCGTACAGGCCAATATGTGGTCTGAGTATATCAAAACTACGGCAAAAGCAGAAAATCATGCTTTCCCACGTTTACTGGCTTTATCAGAAATTGCCTGGTCGCCGGTTGAGCGTAAAGATTTAAAGAATTTTTCTGAACAACGTTTACCAGCGCATTTAGCGCGCTTAGATAAGATGAATGTGAATTTCTGGGTACCAACACCAATTGGTCAGAGCGATAAACCTTTAACCGGAGGAGAATTTACGATTGATTTAAAAGCACCAATTACCGGAGCTAAAATTTATTATTCGATTGATTTATCACGTCCATCAGAAAATGCATTTTTATACACCTCGCCGGTTAAGATCATCGTTCCACAAGGCGAAAAAAGGGTATTAAAAACCATTGTAATTGCACCAAGCGGTAGAAGAAGTGTAGTTACTGAAACCGTTTTAAATAACGGAGCACCTGAAGTTAAAGCAGAGGCAAAGAAATAA
- a CDS encoding thioredoxin-disulfide reductase, protein MSQENEHVQCLIIGSGPAGYTAAIYAARADLKPIMYTGMQAGGQLTQTTDVENFPGYPQGIMGPEMMEDFRKQAERFGTDIRFGYVSSVDFSSTPHKVVVDEIKTITADTVIIATGATAKWLGLPSEQQYNGFGVSACAVCDGFFFKGQDVAIVGAGDTAAEEATYLAKLCKTVHLLVRRDEFRASKAMVSRVLATPNIVVHYNTETQEILGNGKNVTAVKVLNNKTGVESDIAVEGFFVAIGHKPNTDIFKGQLDMDETGYLATKPGSTLTNIEGVFACGDVQDMYYRQAVTAAGSGCMAALDAERYLAAKEHAVEA, encoded by the coding sequence ATGTCACAAGAAAACGAGCACGTTCAGTGTTTAATTATAGGTTCAGGTCCTGCAGGTTATACGGCTGCAATTTATGCTGCCAGAGCTGATTTAAAACCAATTATGTATACTGGTATGCAAGCCGGTGGACAGCTTACACAGACTACAGATGTAGAAAATTTTCCAGGTTATCCACAAGGAATTATGGGACCAGAAATGATGGAAGATTTCCGCAAGCAGGCCGAGCGTTTTGGTACCGATATCCGTTTTGGTTATGTAAGTTCAGTAGATTTTTCTTCAACGCCGCATAAAGTAGTGGTTGACGAAATTAAAACCATTACTGCCGATACCGTAATTATTGCTACCGGGGCGACTGCTAAATGGTTGGGCTTACCAAGTGAGCAACAATACAATGGTTTTGGTGTTTCGGCCTGTGCCGTGTGCGATGGTTTCTTTTTTAAAGGACAGGATGTTGCCATTGTAGGTGCGGGAGATACAGCAGCCGAAGAAGCAACTTATTTAGCAAAACTTTGTAAAACGGTGCACTTATTGGTGCGCAGAGACGAATTCAGAGCTTCTAAAGCCATGGTGAGCCGTGTATTGGCCACACCAAACATTGTGGTGCATTACAATACCGAAACACAAGAGATTTTAGGTAACGGCAAAAATGTAACGGCTGTTAAAGTTTTAAATAACAAAACCGGTGTTGAGTCTGATATCGCAGTAGAAGGTTTCTTCGTGGCTATTGGTCACAAACCGAATACTGATATTTTTAAAGGTCAGTTGGATATGGACGAAACCGGTTATTTAGCGACTAAACCTGGTTCTACTTTAACCAATATCGAAGGTGTTTTTGCCTGTGGCGATGTGCAGGATATGTATTACAGACAAGCGGTAACCGCTGCAGGTTCTGGTTGTATGGCTGCGCTCGATGCAGAAAGATACTTAGCCGCAAAAGAACATGCGGTAGAAGCATAA
- a CDS encoding dipeptidase, whose protein sequence is MKSICLFLGLIVLQINLFAQSSKIHRDAIVVDTHGDILFNQIKSGIDIGKLQQKGNFDLVRARQGGLDVQFFSIWCDETGGYAVANREIDSLYSLIKRYPDRIQLVTTARDLELAVNKQKLAAMIGVEGGHMIENRLANIDSLAKRGMAYLTLTWNNSTSWSSSAAEESSGKVKPEQAGLNNFGKQVVKRLNKLGVMVDLSHVGERTFYDAIKVSAKPVIVSHSCTYAINPVPRNLKDDQIKAVGKNGGVVCINFYSGFLDSTFNTKQKAFFAKYDGELKTLTAKYSRSNAIDTLIYNHQVDADATRPPISLLVKHINHVVKLIGIDHVGLGADFDGAESFPLGMNSVADYPKITEELIKNGYSESDIRKIMGRNVVRLIRENKGR, encoded by the coding sequence ATGAAAAGTATTTGCCTTTTTCTTGGTCTGATTGTTTTACAAATCAATCTTTTTGCCCAAAGTTCCAAAATTCATCGAGATGCCATTGTAGTTGATACCCATGGAGATATACTTTTCAATCAGATTAAATCGGGTATCGATATCGGTAAGCTTCAGCAGAAGGGAAATTTCGATTTAGTAAGGGCCAGGCAAGGCGGTTTAGATGTTCAGTTTTTCTCTATTTGGTGTGATGAAACGGGTGGGTATGCCGTAGCTAACCGCGAAATAGATTCGCTATATAGTTTAATCAAAAGATATCCCGATAGGATCCAACTGGTTACAACGGCTAGAGATTTAGAATTAGCGGTTAATAAACAAAAATTGGCCGCAATGATTGGGGTGGAAGGTGGACATATGATCGAAAACCGGTTAGCCAATATCGATAGCCTGGCAAAGCGGGGAATGGCCTATCTTACTTTAACCTGGAACAACAGCACATCTTGGTCGAGTTCGGCGGCCGAAGAAAGTTCAGGTAAGGTAAAACCTGAGCAGGCAGGTTTAAACAACTTTGGAAAACAGGTAGTAAAGCGATTGAATAAACTTGGGGTAATGGTCGATTTATCGCATGTAGGTGAAAGAACGTTTTATGATGCCATTAAAGTATCAGCTAAGCCTGTAATAGTATCCCATAGCTGTACTTATGCCATCAATCCGGTTCCGCGAAATTTAAAAGATGATCAGATTAAAGCTGTAGGCAAAAATGGGGGCGTAGTGTGTATTAATTTCTACAGTGGTTTCTTAGATTCTACTTTCAATACCAAACAAAAAGCTTTTTTTGCCAAATATGATGGCGAGCTTAAAACTTTGACGGCTAAATATAGCAGAAGCAATGCCATTGATACCTTAATTTATAACCATCAGGTTGATGCTGATGCTACACGTCCGCCCATATCGCTATTGGTTAAACACATCAATCACGTTGTAAAATTAATTGGTATTGACCATGTGGGGCTGGGTGCAGATTTTGACGGCGCAGAATCTTTTCCTCTGGGCATGAATAGTGTGGCCGATTATCCTAAAATTACAGAAGAACTCATTAAAAACGGATATTCGGAAAGCGATATCAGGAAAATTATGGGCAGAAATGTAGTTCGGTTGATTAGAGAGAATAAAGGTCGGTGA
- a CDS encoding methylcrotonoyl-CoA carboxylase, whose product MNIEFNKNEDVNKQLVYELKTRLKKIYLGGGEKNAAKQKEKGKLLARERIAYLIDKDSNFLEVGAFTADGMYAEQGGCPSAGVVCGIGYVSGRQCMIVANDATVKAGAWFPMTAKKNLRAQEIAMENRLPVIYLVDSAGVYLPMQDEIFPDKEHFGRMFRNNAIMSSEGIVQISAIMGACVAGGAYLPIMSDEAMIVDKTGSVFLAGSYLVKSAIGEEVDNETLGGATTHCEISGVTDYKHLNDQACLDSIRNIMSMLGAPQNAGFDRIKPAKPKEKEEELYGILPENRDKPYEIMDIINRLVDGSEFEEYKKGYGQSIVCGLGRIDGWAVGIVANQRKVVKSKKGEMQFGGVIYSDSADKATRFIMNCNQKKIPLVFLQDVTGFMVGSRSEHGGIIKDGAKMVNAVANSVVPKFTIVLGNSYGAGNYAMCGKAYDPRLIYAWPTAKIAVMGGSQAAKTLLQIQEASLKAKGEVITPEKEAELLKEITDRYDSQTTPYYAASRLWVDGIIDPLETRKVISMGIEAANQSPITKKFNVGVIQT is encoded by the coding sequence ATGAATATCGAATTCAACAAAAACGAGGATGTAAATAAACAGTTGGTTTACGAACTGAAAACCAGACTCAAAAAAATATATTTGGGTGGCGGTGAAAAGAACGCCGCAAAACAAAAAGAAAAAGGCAAACTGCTGGCCCGCGAGCGGATTGCTTATTTAATTGATAAAGATTCTAATTTTTTAGAAGTAGGGGCCTTTACTGCTGATGGCATGTATGCTGAGCAGGGTGGATGCCCTTCGGCAGGAGTGGTGTGTGGTATAGGTTATGTAAGCGGGAGGCAATGTATGATTGTGGCCAATGATGCCACTGTAAAAGCGGGCGCCTGGTTTCCGATGACCGCAAAAAAGAACCTGCGTGCGCAAGAAATTGCCATGGAAAACCGCTTGCCGGTAATTTACCTGGTAGATAGCGCCGGCGTATACCTGCCCATGCAGGATGAGATATTTCCAGATAAAGAGCATTTCGGGAGGATGTTCCGTAATAATGCCATCATGTCGTCGGAAGGGATTGTGCAAATTTCGGCCATTATGGGCGCTTGTGTTGCGGGAGGAGCTTATTTGCCGATTATGAGCGATGAAGCAATGATTGTGGACAAAACCGGATCGGTATTTTTAGCAGGTTCTTATCTGGTAAAATCGGCCATAGGTGAAGAAGTGGATAATGAAACTTTAGGTGGAGCCACTACGCATTGCGAAATCTCTGGGGTTACCGATTACAAACACCTCAATGATCAGGCCTGTTTAGATAGTATCCGGAATATCATGAGTATGCTGGGGGCTCCCCAAAATGCAGGTTTCGACCGGATTAAACCGGCTAAACCTAAAGAAAAAGAAGAAGAGTTATACGGTATTCTTCCGGAGAACCGCGATAAACCTTACGAAATAATGGATATCATTAACCGTTTGGTTGATGGATCTGAATTTGAAGAATACAAAAAAGGCTACGGACAAAGCATCGTTTGTGGTTTAGGTCGCATTGATGGCTGGGCAGTAGGTATTGTGGCCAACCAGCGTAAAGTAGTGAAATCGAAAAAGGGTGAAATGCAGTTTGGTGGTGTAATTTATTCTGATAGCGCCGATAAAGCTACCCGTTTCATTATGAACTGCAACCAGAAGAAAATCCCGCTGGTTTTTTTACAGGATGTTACCGGTTTTATGGTGGGCAGTCGATCAGAACATGGCGGTATTATTAAAGATGGGGCTAAAATGGTTAATGCCGTTGCCAATTCGGTGGTGCCGAAATTTACAATCGTATTGGGGAATTCTTATGGTGCCGGCAATTATGCGATGTGCGGGAAGGCTTATGATCCAAGATTGATTTATGCCTGGCCAACTGCTAAAATTGCGGTAATGGGCGGTTCGCAGGCAGCAAAAACTTTGCTCCAGATTCAGGAGGCCTCATTAAAAGCCAAAGGCGAGGTAATTACACCAGAAAAAGAAGCCGAACTGTTAAAAGAAATTACCGATAGGTACGATAGCCAAACCACACCTTATTATGCAGCATCAAGGCTTTGGGTAGATGGTATTATCGACCCCTTAGAAACCAGAAAGGTTATTTCGATGGGCATTGAGGCCGCTAATCAATCGCCGATTACAAAGAAATTTAATGTTGGAGTGATACAGACATAG
- a CDS encoding II family cellulose-binding protein, whose amino-acid sequence MELTINIPALLFPAISLIMLAYTNRFLALASLVRSLKSKYEDGDKNAALHLQIENLRYRLRLIKNMQAFGVLSFASCLFCMFFIYLEWNTVAEILFALSLIFFMISLIISLIEIQISTKALELELSSLAELDNPSIVSRLKKKFDKNL is encoded by the coding sequence ATGGAACTAACCATCAATATTCCGGCACTATTGTTTCCTGCCATCAGTTTAATTATGCTGGCTTATACCAACCGTTTTCTGGCCTTGGCCAGCCTGGTAAGAAGTTTAAAGTCGAAATATGAAGACGGCGATAAAAATGCTGCGCTTCATCTGCAGATTGAAAACCTACGTTACCGGTTAAGGTTAATTAAAAATATGCAGGCTTTTGGCGTGCTCAGTTTTGCGAGCTGTCTTTTTTGTATGTTTTTTATTTACCTGGAGTGGAATACGGTTGCCGAAATTCTTTTTGCATTGAGCTTGATCTTTTTTATGATTTCGCTCATTATCTCACTGATCGAAATCCAGATCAGTACAAAGGCACTCGAGCTGGAACTGAGCAGTTTAGCAGAATTGGATAATCCATCGATAGTGAGCAGATTAAAAAAGAAGTTTGATAAAAATTTATAA
- a CDS encoding acyl dehydratase — MQIITSHAEFEQYLDKELGVSSWHTITQEQINKFADATLDHQWIHVDEERAQNEGPFKATIAHGYLTLSLIPYLWKEIVDIQNLKMEINYGIESLRFAQAVTVNSKVRLKAKLASIINLRGVTKVNMGIEMEIEDQKKPAFSGEVVFLYHFIS, encoded by the coding sequence ATGCAAATCATTACTTCCCACGCAGAATTTGAACAATACCTGGACAAGGAATTAGGCGTTTCTTCATGGCATACCATTACGCAAGAACAGATTAATAAATTCGCTGATGCTACTTTAGATCATCAATGGATACATGTTGATGAAGAGCGGGCACAAAATGAAGGACCTTTTAAAGCAACTATCGCCCATGGTTATTTAACTTTATCATTAATCCCTTACTTATGGAAAGAGATAGTGGATATCCAGAATTTAAAAATGGAGATCAATTACGGGATTGAAAGTTTAAGGTTTGCACAGGCCGTTACCGTAAACAGCAAAGTAAGATTAAAAGCAAAACTGGCTTCTATCATTAACCTTCGGGGCGTAACTAAGGTAAACATGGGTATTGAAATGGAAATCGAAGACCAGAAAAAGCCTGCATTTAGCGGAGAGGTTGTTTTCTTGTATCATTTTATCAGCTAA
- a CDS encoding Rossman fold protein, TIGR00730 family — protein sequence MNKLNSVCVYCGSNFNGDITLRKAIKQLAETLVKQQIRLIYGGGSVGVMGVLANDVLELGGLVTGVIPQFLMDKEVGHQGLTEMVVTENMHQRKQKMADLSDGFVILPGGFGTLEEFFEVLTWLQLGLHNKPIGVLNVSGFYDPLFAQMDMMVQSKFLKPANRDLVFNEADAEILIHKMDGFSASPDEVWFRERNLS from the coding sequence ATGAATAAGCTTAACTCGGTTTGTGTGTATTGTGGCTCAAACTTTAATGGCGATATCACATTGCGTAAGGCGATAAAGCAATTGGCCGAAACACTTGTAAAACAGCAGATCAGGTTGATTTATGGTGGTGGCAGTGTTGGCGTGATGGGCGTGTTAGCCAATGATGTATTGGAGTTGGGTGGTTTAGTAACAGGGGTAATTCCTCAGTTTTTAATGGATAAGGAAGTCGGTCACCAGGGTTTAACCGAAATGGTGGTTACCGAAAACATGCACCAGCGAAAACAGAAAATGGCCGATTTGAGCGATGGATTTGTGATCTTACCTGGTGGATTTGGTACACTGGAAGAATTTTTTGAAGTGTTAACCTGGTTACAGCTCGGTTTGCACAATAAACCAATTGGTGTATTAAATGTAAGTGGTTTTTACGATCCCTTATTTGCCCAAATGGACATGATGGTGCAAAGCAAATTTTTAAAACCGGCCAATCGCGATTTAGTTTTCAACGAGGCAGATGCAGAAATATTAATTCATAAAATGGACGGCTTTTCTGCTAGCCCTGATGAAGTTTGGTTTAGGGAAAGAAACTTAAGCTAA
- a CDS encoding TonB-dependent receptor, with the protein MNKSLLIFFSLILSASFVFAQTPIKGVIKASNGSTIPHATIKVRGTNQAVVADDNGAFSINVKQDVPFYLQVSSVGFKPQDFQFLKPQEAPIELVLVEDALLDEIVVTSRRRSEVLQDVPIPITVIGGQAAENAGAFNVNRLKELVPSVQLYASNARNTTLNIRGLGSTFGLTNDGIDPGVGFYVDGVYHARPAATSTDFLDIEQIEVIRGPQGTLFGKNTTAGAFNITTTKPTQTPSAKVELSVGNYNFIQAKTSVSGGLAKNLAAKISISGTQRDGTIWNTREERKYSGQNNLGFKGQLYYTPSDRLQILLSGDVSVQHPAGYPLVIAGVAQTERSAYRQYAKIVSDLGYQQPKIDPFSREINTNTPWRHNQSIGGISLNVDYKIGNGTLTSTTAWRFWNWDPTNDRDFSELSALTKSQGNSRHDQYSQEVRYAGHITDKLSGVIGVFALAQNLKGLAQTEEVGKDQWRFVQTSNTGSQALYSTPGLLDGFGIKTNSTIKSLSAAIFAQVDWEFLTNLHVLPGLRYTYDKKDVDYDRVTYGGLQTTDAALLALKAAVYSNQQFTTNVDNNNLSGNLTVSYRPNPKLNVYGTFSTAYKPVGVNVGGLPTTSTGQADLSVAVVKPEYVQHYELGLKTKPVKGAILNITAFNTDIKDYQTNVQSPQLGVNRGYLANAEKVQVKGLEVDGTYQLERFLTLNAAVAYLDGKYVKFTNAPLPLEETGHTELVNGVATQVAFKDASGGRLPGISKWNISGGSEFSTPGSLATKLGRYFIAADASYRSEYSSNPTPSSILNVKGYALFNARLGFKSDKFSAFVWSRNIGNKNYYEQLQAAAGNSGLYAGVLGDPRTYGATLRYSF; encoded by the coding sequence ATGAACAAAAGTTTACTTATTTTCTTTTCATTAATACTTTCTGCAAGCTTTGTTTTTGCTCAGACCCCAATAAAGGGTGTAATAAAGGCAAGTAACGGTAGCACCATACCACACGCAACCATAAAAGTAAGAGGAACCAATCAGGCCGTTGTAGCCGATGATAACGGTGCCTTTAGCATAAACGTGAAGCAAGACGTTCCATTTTATTTACAAGTGAGTTCAGTTGGCTTTAAACCGCAGGATTTTCAGTTTTTAAAACCTCAGGAGGCACCGATTGAATTGGTTCTGGTAGAAGATGCACTGCTGGATGAAATTGTGGTAACGTCGAGAAGACGTTCGGAGGTTTTACAGGATGTGCCTATTCCAATTACTGTAATCGGTGGACAGGCAGCAGAAAATGCAGGTGCCTTTAACGTTAACCGTTTAAAAGAACTGGTTCCTTCGGTACAATTGTATGCTTCGAATGCCAGAAATACCACTTTAAATATCAGGGGGTTGGGCTCAACATTCGGTTTAACCAATGATGGTATTGATCCGGGAGTAGGTTTTTATGTAGATGGGGTTTATCACGCACGTCCCGCTGCAACCTCAACCGATTTTCTTGATATTGAACAAATTGAAGTGATCCGTGGTCCTCAGGGAACATTATTCGGAAAAAACACTACTGCTGGTGCATTTAACATTACCACCACAAAACCAACCCAAACACCAAGCGCAAAGGTAGAGCTGAGCGTGGGTAACTATAACTTTATCCAGGCAAAAACATCAGTTTCTGGCGGTCTAGCCAAAAATCTTGCTGCAAAAATATCAATATCGGGTACGCAGCGCGATGGTACCATCTGGAATACACGTGAAGAACGTAAATACAGCGGACAAAACAACCTTGGTTTTAAAGGCCAGTTGTACTATACGCCGTCAGACAGATTACAAATTTTATTAAGTGGCGATGTAAGTGTGCAGCACCCGGCAGGTTATCCGCTGGTCATTGCAGGCGTTGCCCAAACCGAAAGAAGTGCTTACCGTCAGTATGCTAAAATTGTTTCTGATTTAGGCTATCAGCAACCTAAGATTGATCCATTTTCAAGAGAAATTAATACCAATACACCTTGGAGACACAATCAATCTATTGGCGGTATATCGTTAAACGTAGATTATAAAATTGGTAACGGAACGCTTACTTCTACTACTGCCTGGAGATTCTGGAACTGGGATCCAACAAACGACAGGGATTTCTCGGAATTGTCGGCATTAACAAAATCACAAGGTAACTCCCGTCACGATCAATATTCACAGGAAGTTAGATATGCTGGTCATATCACCGATAAATTAAGTGGTGTAATTGGTGTGTTTGCCCTTGCCCAAAACTTAAAAGGTTTAGCTCAAACCGAAGAGGTGGGTAAAGATCAGTGGAGGTTTGTGCAAACCAGCAATACCGGTAGCCAGGCTTTATATTCAACACCAGGTTTGTTAGATGGCTTTGGTATTAAAACCAATTCAACCATCAAATCGTTAAGTGCTGCTATTTTTGCACAGGTAGATTGGGAATTTTTAACCAACTTGCATGTTTTACCAGGATTGAGATACACTTACGACAAAAAAGATGTTGATTACGACAGGGTAACTTACGGCGGTTTGCAAACAACTGATGCAGCTTTATTAGCACTAAAAGCAGCAGTGTATAGCAATCAACAGTTTACTACGAATGTAGATAACAATAATCTGTCTGGTAACCTTACTGTATCTTATCGTCCAAACCCTAAATTAAATGTTTATGGAACTTTTTCAACCGCCTATAAACCAGTTGGTGTAAACGTAGGGGGCTTGCCAACTACCTCAACCGGACAGGCAGACTTATCAGTTGCTGTTGTAAAACCAGAATATGTTCAACATTACGAACTGGGTTTAAAAACCAAACCAGTTAAAGGCGCTATTTTAAACATTACAGCTTTTAATACCGATATTAAAGATTACCAAACCAATGTGCAATCGCCACAATTGGGTGTAAACAGAGGTTATCTGGCCAATGCGGAAAAAGTTCAGGTAAAAGGTTTAGAAGTTGATGGAACTTATCAGTTAGAAAGATTCTTAACTTTAAATGCTGCTGTTGCTTATTTAGATGGTAAATATGTGAAATTTACCAATGCACCACTACCTTTAGAAGAAACCGGACATACAGAATTGGTAAATGGCGTAGCGACTCAGGTAGCATTTAAAGATGCCTCAGGAGGTAGATTACCAGGTATATCTAAATGGAATATTTCTGGTGGTTCAGAATTTAGCACCCCTGGTAGTTTAGCAACCAAACTGGGCAGGTATTTTATTGCTGCTGATGCCAGCTACCGTTCAGAGTATTCTTCAAATCCTACACCATCGAGTATATTAAATGTTAAAGGTTATGCTTTATTTAATGCCAGATTAGGCTTCAAATCTGATAAATTCTCGGCATTTGTATGGAGCAGAAATATCGGAAACAAAAATTATTACGAGCAATTGCAGGCAGCCGCAGGTAACTCTGGTTTGTATGCAGGTGTACTTGGCGATCCAAGAACTTATGGCGCTACTTTGCGCTATTCTTTCTAA